Proteins found in one Zea mays cultivar B73 chromosome 1, Zm-B73-REFERENCE-NAM-5.0, whole genome shotgun sequence genomic segment:
- the LOC100193647 gene encoding uncharacterized protein isoform X1 — protein sequence MAGAPDPSVTSALEAQSKSMEAQSRTLATQSQLLQQLCDRLESQDHRWSQMEDAVKMNTTNISKLQEKLGDGEIEAFRTDLTRSLGDRVEAQIAQLEAATLGRVDGLVTETSNRVAVLENATSAFESWRPRVEHSVDGIRNSVDTLRSDLARLTQFLERNNNTTGDHRGQDSILGPYVPAGEHTSASPTCTGRPDGHGTATTNREYGFGKPHPIQLPINGICSSQPRRGQSEFHSVPCGRTFDMNGVEGPGHFSAKNLGNLPKIHFPSFDGDNPRLWQKRCEDYFIMYEVDPAVWIRVSSMQFTGPAARWLQSVESRVSTMSWGEFGRLILERFGKDQHQLLLRQLFSIRQTHSVASYVDEFSQLVDKLNAYQTMSDPLYYTLKFVDGLRDEVKAVVMLHRPSDLDTAMVLAQLQEEAGAMMKRTGSKWGDSTTAFKPRLGAAPAQPVKEPKHMTALSTGDKSIGGTLPSTDDRIASLYAYRKAKGLCYKCGLQYNRGHRCSDTVQLQVVEELWQMVQCTNTEAIPECAEVSEDNVEINVLQLSQAAVDGSEAPRTMKFVGHIAGMDILALLDSGSSHSFLSMAVASSIPTISTMDQPMKVQVANGSYMSCAKHIVDASWSISGVTFSSTLRVLPLSTYDLIVGMDWLESHSPMLIHWSQKWLSIPLQDTTVTLHGVKSSVLQTAVIQVCSLQGLSDKEQTMVADLPTDIQELLSQFSSVFDIPHTMPPVRECDHQIPLIQGARPVQMLSL from the coding sequence ATGGCAGGTGCACCCGATCCAAGCGTGACGTCGGCCCTGGAAGCGCAGTCCAAATCCATGGAGGCGCAATCAAGGACGCTGGCGACTCAATCCCAACTTCTTCAACAACTCTGTGATCGATTGGAGTCACAAGATCACCGATGGTCCCAGATGGAGGATGCGGTCAAGATGAACACCACCAATATCTCCAAGTTACAGGAGAAGCTGGGTGATGGAGAGATTGAAGCATTCCGAACGGATCTCACCCGTTCCTTGGGCGACCGCGTCGAAGCACAGATCGCACAATTGGAGGCAGCAACCTTGGGGCGTGTCGACGGATTGGTGACCGAGACCTCCAATCGGGTGGCGGTGCTGGAGAACGCCACCTCGGCGTTCGAGTCTTGGCGGCCACGAGTCGAACATTCCGTGGACGGCATCAGGAACTCCGTGGACACCTTGCGCTCGGACCTTGCTCGGCTGACCCAATTCCTCGAGCGCAACAACAACACCACAGGAGATCATCGCGGCCAAGACAGCATCCTTGGACCATATGTACCAGCGGGAGAGCACACATCTGCTTCCCCGACTTGTACTGGAAGGCCCGACGGGCACGGCACTGCAACTACTAACCGGGAGTATGGTTTTGGGAAACCACACCCAATCCAACTCCCGATCAATGGTATATGTTCTTCTCAACCTCGACGTGGTCAATCTGAGTTCCATTCTGTACCTTGCGGTCGCACTTTTGACATGAATGGGGTTGAGGGGCCAGGGCACTTTTCAGCCAAGAATTTAGGCAACCTACCCAAAATTCACTTCCCATCCTTTGATGGAGATAATCCTCGGTTGTGGCAAAAGCGCTGCGAGGATTATTTCATTATGTATGAGGTAGATCCTGCTGTTTGGATTCGAGTTTCATCTATGCAGTTCACTGGACCGGCTGCCCGTTGGTTGCAGTCAGTAGAGTCGAGAGTATCCACTATGTCCTGGGGAGAGTTTGGTAGGTTGATTTTAGAACGGTTCGGCAAGGACCAACACCAGCTGTTGCTCCGACAACTGTTTAGCATCCGACAAACACATTCTGTGGCTTCTTATGTAGATGAGTTCTCTCAACTAGTAGACAAATTAAATGCCTACCAAACCATGTCTGACCCCTTATATTACACGTTGAAATTTGTTGACGGTCTTCGTGACGAAGTCAAAGCTGTTGTTATGCTTCACCGCCCATCAGACCTCGATACTGCCATGGTTCTTGCACAATTGCAGGAGGAAGCTGGGGCTATGATGAAGAGAACCGGTTCCAAATGGGGTGATTCTACTACTGCATTCAAGCCTCGGCTAGGGGCTGCACCAGCTCAACCTGTTAAAGAACCCAAGCACATGACTGCTTTGTCCACAGGCGACAAATCCATTGGGGGTACTTTACCATCTACAGATGACCGTATTGCCTCATTATATGCCTATCGCAAAGCAAAAGGgctctgctacaagtgtggtttGCAATATAACCGTGGTCATCGGTGTTCAGACACAGTACAACTACAAGTAGTGGAGGAATTATGGCAAATGGTACAATGCACCAATACTGAAGCAATTCCAGAATGCGCCGAGGTGTCTGAAGACAATGTTGAGATTAATGTGTTGCAATTGTCACAAGCAGCTGTGGATGGGTCTGAGGCCCCTCGCACTATGAAATTTGTGGGTCACATAGCAGGCATGGATATCTTGGCACTGCTTGATTCTGGGAGTTCTCATTCTTTTTTGAGTATGGCTGTGGCTTCTTCTATTCCTACAATTTCTACAATGGACCAGCCAATGAAGGTTCAGGTGGCAAATGGGTCTTACATGAGCTGTGCAAAACATATTGTGGATGCTTCTTGGTCCATTAGTGGGGTTACATTTTCATCCACATTAAGAGTATTACCCTTGTCCACATATGATCTTATTGTGGGGATGGACTGGTTGGAGAGTCACAGTCCCATGCTCATACACTGGTCACAAAAATGGCTCAGTATTCCTCTTCAGGACACCACAGTAACCTTGCATGGAGTTAAGTCCTCAGTGTTACAGACAGCAGTGATACAGGTCTGTAGCTTACAAGGATTATCTGACAAAGAGCAGACTATGGTTGCTGATCTTCCTACTGATATCCAAGAACTTTTATCTCAATTTTCTTCAGTTTTTGACATACCCCATACCATGCCCCCAGTGAGAGAATGTGACCATCAGATTCCGCTCATTCAAGGAGCCAGACCAGTGCAaatgttgagtttgtga
- the LOC100272576 gene encoding putative cytidine/deoxycytidylate deaminase family protein, with product MEEAKVVESKDGTISVASAFAGHQEAVQDRDHKFLSKAVEEAYRGVDCGDGGPFGAVVVHNDEVIVSCHNMVLKNTDPTAHAEVTAIREACKKLGKIELSDCEIYASCEPCPMCFGAVHLSRIKRLVYGAKAEAAIAIGFDDFIADALRGTGYYQKANMEIKQADGNGAMIAEQVFEKTKAKFQMY from the exons ATGGAGGAGGCCAAGG TTGTGGAGTCCAAGGACGGGACGATCTCAGTTGCTTCAGCATTTGCTGGTCATCAGGAAG CTGTGCAAGACAGGGACCACAAATTTTTATCAAAGGCAGTGGAGGAAGCATACCGAGGAGTTGACTGCGGCGATGGAGGACCATTTGGTGCAGTTGTTGTCCATAATGATGAAGTAATAGTTAGCTGCCATAACATGGTTTTGAAGAACACTGATCCAACTGCGCATGCTGAAGTAACTGCGATAAGAGAG GCTTGCAAAAAGCTTGGGAAAATTGAGCTGTCGGATTGTGAAATTTATGCATCTTGTGAGCCATGCCCAATGTGTTTTGGTGCTGTTCATCTATCCCGGATTAAG AGGCTGGTGTATGGAGCCAAGGCAGAAGCTGCAATTGCCATTGGATTTGATGATTTCATTGCTGATGCTCTCAGAGGAACTGGGTACTATCAGAAGGCCAACATGGAGATAAAGCAGGCAGATGGAAATGGAGCCATGATTGCTGAACAAGTATTTGAGAAGACTAAAGCGaagttccaaatgtattga
- the LOC100285112 gene encoding polygalacturonase precursor: protein MKRSASLFQVLLVFTAVIEIQWSTVSSIYCKDMPPNVYRPHSVTITEFGAVGDGVTLNTKAFQNAIFYLNSFADKGGAQLFVPAGRWLTGSFHLISHLTLSLDKDAIIIGSPDSSHWPVIDPLPSYGRGRDLPGKRHQSLIFGLNLTDVIITGANGSIDGQGAIWWGWFHNHTLNYTRPHLVELMYSTNVVISNLTFKNSPFWNIHPVYCSQVLVRHVTILAPLNSPNTDGVTPDSSTNVCINHCYVRNGGDVIVIKSGWDEYGISFAQPSSNISISDITGETRGGSGIAFGSEMSGGISEVRAVGLRIVNSLHGIRIKTAPGRGGYVENVYIADVSMDNVSMAIRITGNYGEHPDDKYDSTALPVISNITIKDVVGVNIGVAGILEGIQGDNFSNICLSNVSLSVQSAHPWNCSLIEGYSNSVIPESCEQLRSNCRQTSICYDGSSSSVMSVQQPRHTSPTSRLLDLFTGVGFILV, encoded by the exons ATGAAGAGATCTGCATCT CTGTTTCAAGTCCTTCTGGTTTTCACAGCCGTGATTGAGATCCAATGGTCCACTGTATCCAGCATTTACTGCAAGGACATGCCGCCGAACGTGTATCGGCCTCACAGTGTCACAATAACTGAATTTGGTGCCGTTGGGGATGGTGTCACCCTCAATACAAAGGCATTCCAGAATGCAATCTTCTATCTCAATTCATTTGCGGACAAGGGTGGCGCGCAGCTTTTCGTGCCTGCGGGAAGGTGGTTGACGGGGAGTTTTCATCTTATCAGCCATCTCACTTTATCACTGGACAAGGATGCAATAATAATTGGATCTCCG GATTCATCTCATTGGCCAGTTATCGATCCTCTTCCATCCTATGGTCGAGGTAGAGACCTTCCTGGAAAAAGACATCAGAGTCTGATTTTTGGATTAAATCTGACGGATGTAATTATAACTG GTGCTAATGGTTCAATTGATGGTCAAGGAGCTATTTGGTGGGGCTGGTTCCACAACCACACATTGAATTATACTAGACCACATCTTGTGGAGTTGATGTATTCTACCAATGTCGTCATATCTAATCTAACCTTCAAGAACTCGCCGTTTTGGAATATCCACCCTGTGTACTGCAG CCAAGTGCTTGTCCGGCATGTCACAATCCTAGCGCCTTTGAATTCGCCAAACACCGACGGCGTTACTCCAG ACTCTTCCACGAATGTGTGTATCAATCATTGCTATGTAAGAAATGGCGGTGATGTTATTGTCATTAAAAGTGGCTGGGATGAATATGGCATTTCATTTGCTCAACCAAGCTCCAATATCAGCATAAGCGACATCACAGGGGAGACAAGGGGTGGTTCAGGGATTGCCTTTGGAAGTGAGATGTCAGGTGGCATATCGGAAGTACGGGCTGTGGGCCTCCGCATTGTCAACTCCCTTCACGGGATCAGAATCAAGACGGCCCCGGGGCGCGGAGGGTACGTGGAGAATGTGTACATAGCAGATGTGAGCATGGACAATGTTTCGATGGCCATCAGGATCACTGGAAACTATGGTGAACATCCTGATGACAAATATGACAGCACTGCTCTCCCTGTGATAAGCAATATTACAATCAAGGATGTTGTTGGCGTTAACATTGGGGTTGCTGGTATATTGGAAGGCATTCAGGGGGACAATTTCAGCAACATTTGTCTGTCCAATGTTTCCCTCAGTGTGCAATCTGCACATCCATGGAATTGTTCACTTATTGAAGGGTATTCGAACTCGGTGATCCCAGAATCATGCGAACAGCTCAGAAGCAATTGTAGACAGACATCCATTTGCTACGATGGAAGCAGTTCTTCAGTAATGAGTGTGCAGCAACCAAGACATACATCGCCCACCAGCCGGTTGCTAGATCTTTTTACTGGAGTTGGCTTCATTTTAGTGTAG